Part of the Peromyscus maniculatus bairdii isolate BWxNUB_F1_BW_parent chromosome 23, HU_Pman_BW_mat_3.1, whole genome shotgun sequence genome is shown below.
GGGTGTTCCTCTtgtccttgctatggaaacacttctcaaaatgtcatttgtcttctaccttgaaaatCCCTGGAACAATGAAGCATGACTTCATGATCTctttcaagaaagctccttgtTATGTCCACTCACTGATGTAAGATCACgtcttcccacaaagaatgttTGCACTGAATTACCAGAAATTGATTTCTGCTCATGTTAGTATTGCTGTGAATCACAGCCAactttaatagagtgagctgTCAACTtgtcaagggcacacatgtaaccatgacaatgattgCTTGTGTAGTGTCACAGAGGCAAGGCCACTCTCTGCTCAGCGAAGCACAAAGGTGGTCAAGCTATGCAGATGTCTTTGGACTGGTAATTAGGGGAGGTGCCCGAAGGCTACAGCATCTTCCTGTCAGCATCATTGGAacctgggaacccacaatttcctgctcttcaccaagttctggatagcTAGGAAGCATTGTTAAACTTACTTGATGGGGGTGATTTACTGTAATCTCAAATagcagtggaggaggaaggagaaacggaaaacttatctgtgcttggtgtcaaatggtatctgagggacttaacatgtgacatagattgtagatcTCCATCTAAGAAAGATGCTGAACCATCTACACATTTTTAGTAACATGGTAGACAACatcagtgctctagaagcatgCAAGTTCCTTGCACAGagtgaagcatgatcaagcatgccccaccccactgtaACAGTGCTACTACCCCATTGTAAAGGATGAGGGCACCATCAGTGTTGTGcaacaatacacacatgcttgtttctatacaatacacacaaatatgtgcccacattcatacatttaaaaacatgtatgtgtctacacctttgcatgcacacacacaaacacacacacacacacacacacacacacactcaaaattatactttgaaattaaattagatGTATAATAAATTGGCATAGCAAGAaactaaatataaacaaacaacctttgtggcattggtatgcatgtgtgtggtatgcatgttgtatgcagaaatatgagtatagttatgtgcatatttttataagtatctatatgatatacctaatatgtacaaccatatctaactgtATATACATacgtatataaatataaaggtaAACTGAAATCCTAACttccagacaccagccaaggaggcagaaCTTTTCGAATGGCTGGCTTgatgtgttttctctttcctgccttcacctctgagTGCCTGTCATGTTTATtaacagtatcattcatttgaaacaaaattctgcacaaatttttcacaatgccctttaatattaaaatattctctaactttcagaaccacaagaaaacactctaaggcagaaagacacgagttgatcatgaaaagtaccagggaagggccaatgagatggctagtTTGGTGGAAGGAAAACGCTTACCcttcctaatttgttcattgaccacCATATGAACAGAATGATAAAATGGCATGGCATgtattgtatgttcattctctccctatcgtatgtatgtatttatttcctcgtctctaaataagtaaatagatagatgttaTCATTTTAAACAGCAATCAGAGAATATGTATACACTCGTCATatgaaatacttaatttttagaaataatgaaaaaaatcttatgcAGCTCgaaactgtttgtaactccaggcccagaggttttgacaccctcacacaggcatacatgaaagcaaacaccaatgcacataaaataatgaaccaacaattaaatatttgtagcagctagtggggtcaggagccccacaagcatcccacagaactaactaacctaggctcatagtgactcagagactgaaccaccaaccagggagtatgcatgggactgaagtatgtcctctgcatatattttacagttgtataacttggtctttttgtgagacttctaacagtgggagcagggcttgcctctaatgcctgcttttgggacccattcttcCTACTGAATTGCTATGTCCTGCCttaatgtaagaagtcatgcctagtctcaccacaacttgatataacatggaaggcagatatgcacaggaggtctgcccatttctgaagagaaaaaagagaaggaagaatggatggggaacaggaagagtggaggttgggggagggactgagaggagagaatggaggggaaattttggttaggatgtaaaaacaaaaataaacaaataaataaaaccaaatatattcccaaagagggagaatattgatggttatcatttttaaatttgagatactaaataatgtccctccagggacattgccacttattctaattttataatgtgtttgcagttgcTGGGGATgactttctttatgctgtgaatgtgttgctctgagtgattgattaaaaaaataaacgctgattggacagtagccaggcaggaagtatagtattgtcaggataagcagagaggagaatgctgggagtggaaggctgagtcaggagaagccacagccaccatgagaagtaagatgtaaagtaccggtaagccacaagccacatggcaacttacagattaatagaaatgggttaatttaagacataagaactagatagcaagaagcctgccacagccaaacagtttataagtaatataagtctctgtgtgttttcttgggtctgagctgctgaaggagctgggtggacacaggaaaactccaactacaagggataattaaatcatgttagacACAATTTTGAGCTGTTCTAATACATAATGTGTTCGTgttgtacttggaataattatatcatgtttaggcaatattaagacctggttattgttttacatttggaaattaatcatgacatcaaaagatataattgtgtgtcaagttgacaagggttcAATTGTgagagatatttttgtttgtcaaatttattacatctgaaattcattaaaacccaaaaatggaggggcatgcctgtgaggtatttttgctttatttgaagagagaagatccaCATGTAATCCTGATCATTACATTAGAAAGGCATTCtgttaatctggatattgatgaggaaagaaacacctatttactcagatgttttgagccccaaaaccccacttgtaatctcagccaggccttgtgctggaagcccatataacgaaatggaagaagggagttttgctctttagctgcttgctctcaacttgctagcaagtccattccttcactggcattggagccaactgctttgggattccagactatactgctgatgggctgagacatcaagcatagtggactgagcaagtaCTGGATTCGAGGACTTTGCcattatagccagccaatgttcaattagctggaccacagcctctaagtcattctaaaacatagccttttgtatatatagaaattcattctgttacACCATAAAACCCTGACCAATGAACCATACAGGTATAGAATTTTTAGTGTAGTTTGGGCCTGACAATAGCTCTGAGACCCATGGCTGGGAAATCCTTGTGCAGCTCAagattcctggaacttactgagatacatcaaAGCCTGAGAGTTCAGGGTTTACAGGAGTGTGAAACCTCACCTGcctaaagaagagtctcagagtgaagtttcaaattgcattttattcataaaacacaTTCATTATACTCAATGGGggctttcaaaacagcagtccttatatataatgtatagccttagcaaactattaaaacaatgacaagaatataagaaataacaaaaattaacaaaaccttaaaccagAATGAAGAACACCAAAATccaaagcataaatatcccaacatataaacaaaaaattaagcaaatttcaggatcaCTTGGAATTTCACTATGGGAGAGCAAGTGAGGTGAGGATCTAgcttattctctgcagtgaataATCTTCAGCAAAACTTGCACATGACATGGCTTCAAGTCAGCTTGCACAagtcagcttcagcactgcactggagagaatcttatgcttttgggtgtggtctgtctcgatggcagtgtgatgttaacacagtctttcttgtcagatttcccatcacatatggagtcagcttgtcaaagcccttgataggaagctgacagaagaactcttgctcacccacatgtcctcttcattttgttttgccccTCACTGTGGCCACGtgctgatggatgtcagggttcttagtaatttgtgttgtgtcctctgaATCTCAGACTATTTGTGATACAATCTTTTGTCTGGGAATAGTGAGCCATAGATGTGGATCAGATTGTGGCTGGATCGCCTGGTAGTagggttgatatttgcctcactagtgagttcacagctgaaaagggatagcattttctgaggaggccgtgaacctggagtgtagaatatcatgccttcaaggtgtctctggcttcttccagccttctcagttttctgaagaggtgctgtCATGGAAAATCAGCatagaaaatatgattcagaaacagttttgctgtgccaCTGTCAAGAACaatcagggcctattcatccctagtaaatgaaagttaaggaagaaaacacaccccatgaataccctggctgctggggatggggctcaatggtggcttacttgcctggaacTTAGTGTTTCTGccccagcagctccatctgcaggaggccctcttcctgggctgtggtctgctccagttcctgctggaggttttcaaacctaggggaggaaggcagctggggcacaagcctggtggggacctgccatgtcagcttttgatCCCCCACCAActctactcagctagacaatcgaGCATTACCTTTCACCTGAGTTTATTCCTTGCTTCCCTAAGGGAAGAgggtcagagagcacctgggcaggattttttctcagcttttaaaaactgctagaagttgaactggtaAGTACATACTGTGCTATATTAGAAAAAAACcagcatatttctccaacagtccaaagacttcattttggagaaatatcagtatgttaAAGTCTTAGGCACAGTTCAGGAAAGATATCcctggccttgattagataccaCCAGGTGAATGTGAtcctcctggaaaactctatgcctgcctTCCAGTGGAGCCTAAACAGCAATGCAAAGAAGGCTCTGTTTATTCCTACAGCTTAGATCCCTGCATGGGATTAAATTGtcagctcctactctgtttatgaccaagagtaaatcttctcatgagaaactgataaacactgcagagatcCTGcaatcagcaggagtgtgctTTATGTAGATTTGCAAAAGGTGGACACTTCCCTTTaaacgtgatgttcctgatggaaaagatgcaggggacacactttccttcatgatcaatgATCCTCCTTTCCACATTTCTGGCTGTCATgggaatatttgtggggagatctaatctaagagatgagatacAAGAGGATACAAGAattctcagaaaggaagaaggggacacagtccccataagaccaaggagagaGCATATTGCTTCCCGTTGACTGAGCCAGCAATGGCACTCTGAGGGTTTCTTTCCCTGGGgtggctggcagctttgccaattgacaaaactcaaagaggATGGAGATCCAGGTATAGCTgacccacttggatccacctgcttctggaagccagagctcctacctcatctgggacacagtgaagtgatgctgcagctttactgccaagtccctttgtcTGGTGAACagccagctccttctgcttcatcagggactgaagattttcctcaagtctttgatgttcctgttcatataaagattttgtttttagggTAGGTTGTCCTAACCATGTTCAtaaacatgcattctctctctctctctctctctctctctctctctctctctctctctctctctctctttctctctagcacacacatgcatgtggatgcacacatacaagcacactacattccATCCACACTTAGTTTTCCTGATAACTCTTATGTAAGAAGAGATCACCTGTGATACTATGGCGAacaaagttacctttcattaacctacaccctctctacccatattcctgCCCAGAGGCAGGAAACACAGCATACTCTgagcacagggatgtggagaatATTGTGTGCTTTTTCTCGgttttgataatttttcagtttatttttagtttatatgtgcagatgtacagcctgcttgtgtgtctgtataacatgttcatgcctggtgacctgggagaaCTCAGTGGGTAGATAAGTCAAtgcagtgcttgccttgaaaacctgtacacacacaggtgaacACCAGGGTTCTTTGATCTGTAATCTAAGCTCTCCTAGCAAtttccccagtctgtgcattgaaggcttagttccccagcacaggaccactgaatggcagtggaccagccccttgctctcactcagtgcttcccagtgcctccaaggagggcagcttcctcctgaagAAGATCTCTGTACCACAGGTTGCCTCCATTTAGGCCCAAAGGAAcgagctcagaaaactagaaaatctcaaCAATCCGGagtctatattaacctttcctccaagtaagttgattgtgtcagggatttctttgagtaacaggaGGTTGACTAACTCACGGCCAAATGACTACATATATTATTACATACTTAACAATatcccatggaccacattgtatgtttgcactcacCAGTAATGGGTATCTGAAGAGTTTCTAGTTGGgctgttctgatgagtcctgctgtatccctgttgtcccctattctctgtggacaccactttccattctggaatcaatgctccACCTGAAGACtgcagttccactttctgaataattgcacatagcttctcacagggctgcaccattttacactactagcaatgagagttctcatttctcccaactctccatcaggctgaatttaactcaggatgaagaagtttggaataaaagcagtttctgagtgctacagacacaacatggagtgggtacttGAGAGTATGATGAGCCTAAGAGGTGCCCTAAGACAACCTCATCTCAtacctcagcatagctgtgggacttctgctgggctgggatgcagccaTATGcccctctgcagttcagaatttctctgagaataaagGCCAGGCCAGCTCCAAGGACAAGGTTAACTGAACCAAACTTAAACTAACCAGGTAGTCCTACCTGCTGTTAACAAGCCTCatctgccctggcctgaacttatttcccttcccaggaagttcttatcaccagactcactgatcgtacagagaagtaacaacctctgcacaactgagttggacCACACAAAACCACATGCTGGGGGAAGAGGGTGGGACATGAAGCCTCCGGATAGATTTAAGTTGaaccatcatagtctcctcactaaacttacccagactcctccacagaagacatcgacagcaccagagactagaagtcacccattgtcattacccaacaacttttgaccagattacagtgcacattatatgaaaataGTCTCAGGCCAGTCAGTGGAAGGTTATTTAGGTCATCCACAGCACTAAAATCCAGCACTCTATACAATTATGAGTTGGACTCTGTCCTAAGAGTGAGCTTCAAAATATCAGGTTCCATGTTGTGAAGCCAGTagacaaaacaaacctttcctggGAAGTTACCTCTACGCTgtgaaagaaaacaagttttttttttttaatttttaatttagctccattgtttgatttttgttatttagcATAAGATGCATtaattccaaagtaataaaaatgtttaaaaatgaaaggaaaccaacaagtcagttctctttctgaacaaatgaaccatttagcaatgaaatgagacaaaaaagacaggatgctctactgtgaggagacaggagatccaaagatctgtggctatccagcttagccagaacagaaattgtcagattcagtgagagactcggGTTGAAGAgcataagggagaaagcaacagaggacactctatgtcatcatcagaccttccAAAACACTCACAGATGTATATACACCCTCAGACAGGCATACTCAGACAAACACCCCTCAAATCATAAGTGATCAGAACGCaatgaggaggacatcacacTGGATGGGGATGACATTGCCAGTTGGTTGTagactcctcacactagctgttatAAGTGAGTCCCACAGTTCTGCATCTTTTTGGACTAAAAATGCCTGGGGAAGCATGCTGTGTCTCTGTAGGCtatgttgatgcagttggctcaaatCTGTCACCCTGACCCCCACCTGTCATAAGCCCTTGCCACATCCCTGTGAGCttctgaatgtaagatccaggatgggagaactggccaatACCACTCACAGCAAACAGTACTGACAAGCTGTTAAtttagtttctgtcactgtgaaccaagagcttggccaggtaaagagaacaccatggcagtctgggaacaagagggtaaaaGGCCATATGGCACCCAAAAAGATGTCTATGAGCCCCGGTCATTTGGCTTTTTCAGGGGGCGTTCCTCCTTGCATGCTGTGTCTGCCTCggatctcacatgacccctgcaaagcaaatgagacccagacttttgacctgactcactcagatctctgtggctaCCATCATAGCACGGCTCCTCCAATACTGACATACAGGTGAGTGGTATGTGATTGACCTGTCTCCCTCAATGGATTGTGGTTTCCAGCAGAGCAGTAGGGTTTGCTTGCCTAAGAGGCTAACTCCCAGAAAGAATTGCGAATGATTACAGAagtgaactattggatgggatgggtcagTTGGGTAATTGAATAGatggttacatgtgtgtatgtgtatgtgtgtgtatggtcagacAGGTGGCCAGGTGGGCCCTGGTGCTTCAAACTGCCTGCAGCTAccttgtccagaggtcatagatcttctcatgggactcttcacagagcctctttgcctccGCATGcgactcttgtagtaaaatctgctccccctgtaggtttttcttgtcctctagcaagattctcactttttccttcagctgaatctgttcactcaggtgctgactgtagagggtgctgaaatatcacaagaaatgatATGCTCCGATTCCATCTGTCACTCCTGCCTCCcaataccatgattcctgcaaggtcccatgttcccatccccaacagccctgggctggagccctCATTAGCCATGGCAGTATCATTCAGGTGCAGaccaaagccagagaatagccaaattccagaaagatttacactacttctgaagaccctgacagcaaaagaGATCAATGTACCTCTGAAGACTGGATCTGCTACCTCCCGCACATACACCCATGTActtaactgttcacagtattAGGAAAACATGAACAGGTAGAGGAAAACCATTctctgagggagacagaagacccaACAGGAATACTTTCCATCCATGTGTCCCATAGAAACCAGCTATGTAAGCTCCTGCCAAAGCCACAGAAACCATTCATGGTGCAAACTATAttttctgtctagaagttccagaagctgacagGCAAAagttgggaggggctctcagactcttaacacttaggagaactcagtctaggaggcacaTGTCCAAGAGcgataaggcaggctgcttgctaagaagtaaacagactagaaccacaGCCCTTACTTTGGTTTAAAagtggagaaggaaagaagatgttgtgggatgtttttctgtaggCCGTGAATATGTATtcctcccattggttaataaataagctgcattggtctatggcaaggcaggaaggagctaggcatgaaaGTCCATGAGAGTCagagaaggcagaggtggaggagatgccagctgccacccaaggagcaacatgccagcagcctggcattcagcagccatgtgggaaaacacagatgaatagaatttggttaatttaagatgataaagATAGCTAGCCTGAAATTTAAGCCATTGGTAATATATTTTGTAAGTAAtgtgagcttctgtgtgtttatttgggaccatttTGCTGCAGGAGGCAagtgggacagattcctcctggcAACGGGGTCAGGCAGGACTTgagaaacttcagacaacaagaagcagtcctTACCAAGTTCTGGAGTCCACCCAAGTCAGGCACTCACTGGTAGATtttggtcttctcactcagctctatgcacttgtacaaggcctcactaattgccttgggtaatttcttcacatctgacatatccttcttatgctctgtgttctgcatctcatgctccaaattcagcctgtggtagggcatatACCCAGTAGCAAAGAACCCTGTGAACTTAGGCCTCAGGGACCCCATGAATTAAGGTTGTATTTTGCACTACCCTAGCCTACTGGATGTCCCACCCTGAATCCTATGTACTGGGAACTCCTGATGTGCGTTAGACTTGCTACCCTGCCCCagtgccaggaaaggctgggtgtcaacaAGGAGGGAGACAGGGCTATATGAGCTTCCTCAATAGGCCTGCAGTGGTAGACTGGCACTCTAAGAAGGTCCACCAGTATGGGCCTACCTGAAATCTGTGATGACATTTCCACTGGTGTgagaacagaaatgctttgtccttacAAGGATAACCAGAACTCATTATCAGTATTGCCATGCATGAGGCACTCCATGGGGATGGCTTTATAAACTCCCAAAAGGATTCCATTGAGGCACCAGGGTgagcacaaagactgagaacagtGAAGCTCAAAGTGGAGCTCCCTGGTCTCAGCACTTATATCACCTGAAATCTTTGAATCAGGCAAATCCTCAGGCCTACTATCAGTCTTTAACTCAGAAGAtctgaagggacacacacacacacacaacacacacacacacacacacacacacacacacacacacacacacacacacacacactttaagggAGCCTCCCAGAGACAGTACCGAACACACTGTGACCAAATCCTGAGCATAAAGAGATGCATTTCCCCAGCAGAgcaagcatggcattgggagcctgcctctgggtcaggcaaaggcagacaacacgcagcaggcttttttcagcagtgggattttaaatagaaaggttaagtctgtgctagggtgagttgctgagatctgattggacaggttggcaagtgtagccaagtaatgaattttgattgttggactttggtgtttagtttttttttttctttttctttttttttttttttttttttagtttcaagaatgagtcagtgtccacaaaagggaatgaacttTGGGGACTAAATTTAGGAATCTAATCTAATGGCTTATcaagggagagggaggtgaaaagggcaaaacctgccaCTACCATATTTGTGATATTTGGGCCCCTAATAGGGCaattcacacacaaataaacccaTACACAATTAGGatgtcagagaaatgcaggtgggtggcattgtctcacagtacaaggaacaagaccagagaggggCTGGGATGGACTCCAGGCCTTCCATTCACACACAGATGTAGCAAGAAGGATCACCAGGCCTTCCAATCTGCTCCCAGAGCAACgagcaaaaataaatatcatgTCAAATATAGAAACTCAGAGCACCCAGCATCTCCTACAAGCCAACacctgtcaaggcctcttgaaatgcatgttgtgatcttacaccctactgcccctctctgtggattgtgattcaggccacaggctctggttttcataaggaggaatcagaacagcctgtgtcccatctcactcctacagttctgcctctcagatgcatttAGGAAAATTTACTTGTGCAGGTCACCCTGCAGGTGCAGCTTCCAGTGACCtaaggactgctggaattgacacagtagggtcaagacattcaccagagaccagggcatgatgaatacctgttgttcaactcattgttgtaatggGACAGGAATTCAcgcagttcattcctgtcattcatcatcatctgtagctgaagttccagtttttccacctggttcagctgctgctcctgctcagtgaggaagaagggtgtggatgatgccttcctagcagtccctgtaggtacataaacacaagtcAATTTGTAGAGATGCATGGCATAAGCCAAGAAGATCATGTGgtgtcccaagaggaggcctgaggaagaggaaaagcatggaacccagtgaagccctcaaaGATTAGAGCAGCTCTCCTTAAGCTGGGCCTCATAtgccatgtgtctgtctctaatcactatggctagatatatgcctgagcccctactgcagccccactggccctgaaagacataagcaaggccagccatgttggtttggaattgttATCTCATACCTGATGAGATGCAAAGAAGTCCAGGAGTCCCTAGTGCTCTTCGCCTAACAGCCCTCACAACCTGTGTCCATGACTAAAAGgaactgaatgtctcagacctgggtacatggatggaaactTTCCCTCCTTGGTATTTACATCAGACATAAAGTGCAACAACATCCCATTCTGATACCGCATTAGTGGTTCTTTGCCTCCTGTTGCATTCTTTGCCTCCTGTTGCATTCTTTGCCTCCTGTTGCAGTCTTTGCCACTCAGAATTAACTGAAGGCGGTCGaagcacagcagctgcagccttgaccatccctggctctctgccaaactaaccatGGGGAATTCTcaactctgggtctgctcttgaagaactcagcggaccaggataggcccattgcttctcagaaactctcccctcctgagccccactcctgaaaggatcagctgaagccttcctccttcaggaagctcctcatcgctttcccaggactcactgtgctttccccagaaccatttgtttcttgatgtgtgacatgtagactgaaggccatcttcgttctgcctccctctgatctccctgtgctcgccatcctgtctcccaagaatcctattcagtctagtcagcatgtctgtaggtgaaacatGAGACACTACcccaatgccccaatgacagttggtgttgccacaacactggtgacatcacatggaatgccagggctctccaggagacagtagaatgtccatgcgCTGATGTCACATGGTCTAGCTGTTACATCCCTGctaccctttgctttacatttaataTCCATCTAAGAGTAAGcacacaccatatttgtctttctgggtctgtgttacatCCCTGAgtatctagttccatccatttgcctacaaatttcatgatgtcactttttttttttttaccactaaggaatattccattgtgtaaaggtaccacatttatattattatatccttcAGTTGAGGGCCATGTAGGTTGTTTTCTGgatctggctattatgaataatgctgctataaacatggttgagcaagtgacctatggcatgattgagcatcttttgggtacatgcccaagagtggtatcgtTGTGTCTTAATGTAGGTAGATTCCTAACTTTCTGAGGTGCTGCTCTACTGATTTC
Proteins encoded:
- the LOC121825460 gene encoding uncharacterized protein LOC121825460 isoform X1 encodes the protein MLTRLNRILGRQDGEHREIRGRQNEDGLQSTCHTSRNKWFWGKHRTARKASSTPFFLTEQEQQLNQVEKLELQLQMMMNDRNELREFLSHYNNELNNSTLYSQHLSEQIQLKEKVRILLEDKKNLQGEQILLQESHAEAKRLCEESHEKIYDLWTRNIKDLRKIFSP
- the LOC121825460 gene encoding uncharacterized protein LOC121825460 isoform X2; the encoded protein is MLTRLNRILGRQDGEHREIRGRQNEDGLQSTCHTSRNKWFWGKHRTARKASSTPFFLTEQEQQLNQVEKLELQLQMMMNDRNELREFLSHYNNELNNSTLYSQHLSEQIQLKEKVRILLEDKKNLQGEQILLQESHAEAKRLCEESHEKIYDLWTR